Proteins encoded in a region of the Ziziphus jujuba cultivar Dongzao chromosome 3, ASM3175591v1 genome:
- the LOC107422317 gene encoding uncharacterized protein LOC107422317 isoform X1, producing the protein MEQINKDSATENQKLLMEILELQHNGKTNLIENSAYIYCKNLTNVQEEEEEEEEVKFSEKNEIDEVYSSSENDREIFVAKKKSLLKDLLLLPLGGEFSAQSSSSPTSDAGFEFSETKGIAGTEHLENEKALPQQYKWWEDFESKEKALALNSLVESKGGENIRVDKSQWREKIFSKVTNVMRKQPTPLEVRMEEVENNIAESYKKSILKTRLESERKKTKACWDKLKCCSNVEVINGSKRKQQENWIALLEKYIPD; encoded by the exons ATGGAGCAAATTAACAAAGATTCTGCCACAGAAAACCAAAAGCTTTTAATGGAAATATTAGAATTACAACATAATGGAAAAACAAATCTGATAGAAAATTCAGCATATATTTACTGCAAAAATCTAACTAATgtccaagaagaagaagaggaagaagaagaagttaaatTTAGTGAGAAAAATGAGATAGACGAAGTGTACTCCAGCAGTGAAAATGACAGAGAAATATTTGtagcaaagaaaaagagtcTTCTGAAAGACCTACTCCTTTTGCCTTTAGGTGGAGAATTTTCTGCTCAAAGTTCTTCCTCACCCACTTCTGATGCTGGTTTTGAGTTTTCAGAGACTAAAG GTATTGCAGGGACTGAACACTTAGAGAATGAAAAAGCTCTACCTCAGCAATATAAATGGTGGGAAGATTTTGAAAGTAAAGAGAAGGCATTGGCTTTAAATTCATTAGTAGAATCAAAAGGTGGAGAAAATATTAGAGTGGACAAATCACAGTGGAGGGAAAAGATTTTTAGCAAGGTAACAAATGTGATGAGAAAGCAACCAACCCCTTTGGAAGTCCGCATGGAAGAGGTGGAAAACAATATAGCTGAAAGCTATAAAAAAAGCATTCTGAAAACGAGGTTAGAAAGTGAGAGGAAAAAAACCAAAGCTTGTTGGGATAAATTGAAATGCTGCTCAAATGTGGAAGTGATTAATGGCAGCAAAAGAAAGCAGCAAGAAAATTGGATAGCACTGCTAGAGAAATATATCCCAGATTAA
- the LOC107422317 gene encoding uncharacterized protein LOC107422317 isoform X2: MEQINKDSATENQKLLMEILELQHNGKTNLIENSAYIYCKNLTNVQEEEEEEEEVKFSEKNEIDEVYSSSENDREIFVAKKKSLLKDLLLLPLGGEFSAQSSSSPTSDAGFEFSETKGTEHLENEKALPQQYKWWEDFESKEKALALNSLVESKGGENIRVDKSQWREKIFSKVTNVMRKQPTPLEVRMEEVENNIAESYKKSILKTRLESERKKTKACWDKLKCCSNVEVINGSKRKQQENWIALLEKYIPD, from the exons ATGGAGCAAATTAACAAAGATTCTGCCACAGAAAACCAAAAGCTTTTAATGGAAATATTAGAATTACAACATAATGGAAAAACAAATCTGATAGAAAATTCAGCATATATTTACTGCAAAAATCTAACTAATgtccaagaagaagaagaggaagaagaagaagttaaatTTAGTGAGAAAAATGAGATAGACGAAGTGTACTCCAGCAGTGAAAATGACAGAGAAATATTTGtagcaaagaaaaagagtcTTCTGAAAGACCTACTCCTTTTGCCTTTAGGTGGAGAATTTTCTGCTCAAAGTTCTTCCTCACCCACTTCTGATGCTGGTTTTGAGTTTTCAGAGACTAAAG GGACTGAACACTTAGAGAATGAAAAAGCTCTACCTCAGCAATATAAATGGTGGGAAGATTTTGAAAGTAAAGAGAAGGCATTGGCTTTAAATTCATTAGTAGAATCAAAAGGTGGAGAAAATATTAGAGTGGACAAATCACAGTGGAGGGAAAAGATTTTTAGCAAGGTAACAAATGTGATGAGAAAGCAACCAACCCCTTTGGAAGTCCGCATGGAAGAGGTGGAAAACAATATAGCTGAAAGCTATAAAAAAAGCATTCTGAAAACGAGGTTAGAAAGTGAGAGGAAAAAAACCAAAGCTTGTTGGGATAAATTGAAATGCTGCTCAAATGTGGAAGTGATTAATGGCAGCAAAAGAAAGCAGCAAGAAAATTGGATAGCACTGCTAGAGAAATATATCCCAGATTAA
- the LOC107422325 gene encoding uncharacterized protein LOC107422325 codes for MDKEDHRKNHNSSGHESHSVHVCHKCGWPFPNPHPSAKQRRAHKKICGTIEGYRLVDSEENAHSNHSSDEHLSDEDQKIHSPKFFEAIDKPSGRAGETSNRFEDDVFSDAAAEFLDSGSGAGTREQPPNDVDNILKNETNTIQSIKNDPTAETSIPLSNATASHPEIPGAASNQLMTEPELQEPPSSFTFNTTSSVAESITEDSSPLLLGDKSGLTDDLYPLKSESSKPLSDATDSCPEIPGAASNQLSTELEFQKPPSSFTFSSTSSVGDSITEDPSALLLGDKDGLTDDLYPLKSEIKKEALDENQKMNVTNDVATCSLISVGQGSDLNETKESDFGSNLPDEMIPPKIANDTAEAVDEFEETVKIISESLPPLPACSVVQSQGEHIEGFPGAISNQLRTEPELQEPPSTFTVGTKSSVADSISEDSSPLLLGNKNELTDDLYPFKSEIQKQELDENEKANATTYVATSSLISVGQESDLNERKETDLGSNLPDEMISNGKVADETTEAVDKLEETVKITSESLPAVPTESVVQSQGEHIEGSQVKIPQTYLPLEVGSVEHVNASVDETTEAVDKLEETVKITSESLPAVPNEIVVQSQEEHVEGSQVKIPQTYLPLEVGSVEHVNASVDETTEAVGKLEETVKITPESLPAVPTGSVVQSQEEHIEGSQVKIPRTDLPLVVESVEHVNASVDIVETEVDRREEMKFANSGDLIETGNRKEEGNENVHVLSVPDDMHVVDHPEIMIEDFKDHHGVKLYQSATLESCKPIRDNGESVKGPVSQDSSDSHVLEDSTQPDQGSSISVLREVALEEEANSSMINVKSGENQRPDDIGAPDHAMMAQIDKNFSVDTLEEQEPYHNKGTKKDEEDVLDLGSSQLSGGDVVSSSDRNVSENSIQPDQGSSIPVVREVAPEEEANSSQINVKISENQGPDDIVASDHAVVAQTDKNSSVGTPEEQESYDDKGTKEDDHTDSKVTPESASILSEIRVNPSTNLQEGDDVEINIESGKDAITRDFGNDVAEHVKAETGDDNSSRFKGYNLQDGHDIGNNGSGEIERDDKIGDAGYVAVHVKNENGNAMDSELKEEPENPIITLDSASKISELQVKPATNLCEGDDASASEKDKIEKFIKDGSESGDGHAEENLSQKQTTPPISASILPESQNIAEDLAVESMEKLPEIGSTDKGSASDSSKVVSDTVFGSQLVSDAQIGILEHKLNVNDKEQEDVVVVSSAAVSDSGVDFVPSQNTLEGHVIKEQDLSSLDAETSIGESRDLSGATSGLGSQPLQEDRQQLGPPAVDVSVDSSSISDSLEGNWGSISVLSTQSDAQAIIDAEALPPAGSQGTRENVHSKQPKVASGSDHPDKSEMYEAPSFMTLVESGGGRDKEATDSEIQTVQNPQQSNSSPLQAGWFPSLTHVVNESQGRKKNEERIAKVTNWSTGKQHTPLKNLLNEASLEHKPRSPNPKENLAPSPQKGDKAARDSVPVAKTVNSNRDPQSPAHKIASREAGKEWDSPARYRSDISREKRRAKKKPYWTQFVCCSSVN; via the exons ATGGATAAAGAAGATCATAGAAAAAACCATAATTCATCAG GCCATGAAAGCCATTCAGTCCATGTCTGTCACAAATGTGGATGGCCATTTCCAAACCCACACCCCAGTGCAAAACAAAGAAGGGCACATAAGAAGATCTGTGGAACTATTGAAGGTTACAGGTTGGTTGACTCGGAGGAAAATGCCCATTCGAATCATTCTTCTGATGAGCATCTTTCTGATGAAGACCAAAAGATTCACA GTCCGAAATTCTTTGAAGCGATTGACAAGCCTAGTGGTAGAGCCGGGGAAACGTCAAATAGATTTGAAGATGATGTGTTTTCGGATGCTGCTGCGGAATTTTTAGACAGCGGATCTGGTGCGGGGACCCGAGAACAACCTCCAAATGATGTGGACAATATTCTTAAGAATGAGACGAATACCATCCAATCAATTAAGAATGATCCAACTGCTG AAACTAGTATCCCTCTAAGCAATGCTACTGCCAGCCATCCTGAAATTCCAGGGGCTGCCAGTAATCAATTGATGACTGAGCCAGAGTTGCAAGAACCTCCATCAAGCTTTACATTCAATACTACAAGTTCTGTTGCAGAATCAATAACTGAAGATTCATCCCCATTGCTTCTTGGTGATAAAAGTGGATTAACTGATGACTTGTATCCCCTCAAATCTGAAAGCAGTAAACCTCTAAGCGATGCAACTGACAGCTGTCCTGAAATTCCAGGGGCTGCTAGTAATCAATTGAGTACTGAGCTGGAGTTTCAAAAACCTCCATCAAGCTTTACGTTCAGTTCTACGAGTTCTGTTGGAGATTCAATAACTGAAGATCCTTCCGCGCTGCTTCTTGGTGATAAAGATGGATTAACAGATGACTTATATCCCCTCAAATCTGAAATTAAAAAGGAGGCATTGGATGAGAATCAGAAGATGAATGTCACTAATGATGTTGCCACTTGCTCATTAATATCTGTTGGGCAGGGGAGCGATCTGAATGAAACGAAAGAGTCTGATTTTGGTAGCAATTTACCAGATGAAATGATCCCACCTAAAATAGCTAATGATACAGCTGAGGCAGTGGATGAATTCGAAGAAACAGTTAAAATAATTTCAGAATCATTGCCACCTTTGCCAGCTTGTAGTGTTGTCCAATCTCAGGGAGAGCATATTGAAGGTTTTCCAGGGGCTATTAGCAATCAATTAAGGACTGAGCCAGAGTTACAAGAACCTCCATCAACTTTTACAGTCGGTACTAAGAGTTCTGTTGCAGATTCGATAAGTGAAGATTCATCACCTCTGCTTCTTGgtaataaaaatgaattaacAGATGACTTATATCCCTTCAAATCTGAAATTCAAAAGCAGGAATTGGATGAGAATGAGAAGGCAAATGCCACTACTTATGTTGCGACTAGCTCTTTAATATCTGTTGGACAGGAGAGTGATCTGAATGAAAGGAAAGAGACTGATTTGGGCAGTAATTTACCGGATGAAATGATCTCAAATGGTAAAGTAGCTGATGAAACAACTGAGGCAGTGGACAAATTAGAAGAGACAGTTAAAATAACTTCAGAATCATTGCCAGCTGTGCCAACTGAGAGTGTCGTCCAATCACAGGGAGAGCATATTGAAGGATCTCAAGTGAAGATTCCTCAAACTTACCTTCCTCTTGAAGTTGGGTCTGTTGAACATGTGAATGCTTCTGTTGACGAAACAACTGAGGCAGTGGACAAATTAGAAGAGACAGTTAAAATAACTTCAGAGTCATTGCCAGCTGTGCCAAATGAGATTGTCGTCCAATCACAGGAAGAGCATGTTGAAGGATCTCAAGTGAAGATTCCCCAAACTTACCTTCCTCTTGAAGTTGGGTCTGTTGAACATGTGAATGCTTCTGTTGATGAAACAACAGAGGCAGTTGGCAAATTAGAAGAGACAGTTAAAATAACTCCAGAATCATTGCCAGCTGTGCCAACTGGCAGTGTCGTCCAGTCACAGGAAGAGCATATTGAAGGATCTCAAGTGAAGATTCCCCGAACTGACCTTCCTCTTGTGGTTGAGTCTGTTGAACATGTGAATGCTTCTGTTGATATTGTTGAAACTGAGGTGGATAGGAGAGAAGAAATGAAATTTGCAAATTCTGGTGATTTAATTGAAACTGGCAACAGGAAGGAAGAAGGGAATGAGAATGTGCATGTGCTTTCTGTGCCTGATGACATGCATGTAGTAGACCATCCTGAGATCATGATTGAAGATTTCAAGGACCATCATGGTGTGAAATTATATCAATCTGCAACCTTAGAATCATGCAAACCGATTAGGGACAATGGAGAGTCTGTTAAGGGTCCTGTTTCTCAGGACTCATCAGATAGTCATGTTTTGGAGGATAGCACCCAACCAGATCAAGGGAGCAGCATTTCTGTGCTTAGAGAAGTGGCTCTTGAAGAGGAAGCAAACTCATCTATGATCAATGTTAAGAGTGGTGAAAACCAAAGACCAGATGATATTGGAGCCCCTGATCATGCCATGATGGCACAGATAGATAAGAACTTTTCAGTTGACACTCTTGAAGAACAAGAACCTTATCATAACAAAGGAACTAAAAAGGATGAGGAGGATGTTCTTGATTTGGGGTCAAGTCAGTTAAGTGGAGGTGATGTGGTCTCCTCATCAGATAGGAATGTTTCAGAAAATAGCATCCAACCAGATCAAGGGAGCAGCATCCCCGTGGTTAGAGAAGTGGCTCCTGAAGAGGAAGCCAATTCATCACAGATCAATGTCAAGATTAGTGAAAACCAAGGACCAGATGATATTGTAGCCTCTGATCATGCTGTGGTGGCTCAGACAGATAAGAACTCTTCAGTCGGCACTCCTGAAGAACAAGAATCTTATGATGACAAAGGAACTAAAGAGGATGACCATACAGACTCAAAAGTTACTCCTGAATCTGCTAGTATTCTATCAGAAATCCGAGTTAATCCTTCTACCAATTTACAGGAAGGAGATGATGTTGAGATAAATATTGAAAGCGGAAAAGATGCCATAACTAGAGATTTTGGCAATGATGTTGCGGAACATGTGAAAGCTGAAACTGGAGATGACAACAGTAGCAGATTTAAAGGGTATAACTTACAGGATGGACATGATATTGGTAATAATGGGAGTGGAGAAATTGAGAGGGATGATAAGATTGGAGATGCTGGTTATGTTGCTGTGCATGTGAAAAATGAGAATGGAAATGCTATGGACAGTGAACTCAAGGAGGAGCCAGAAAACCCTATCATCACTCTCGATTCAGCTAGTAAGATCTCTGAACTTCAAGTTAAGCCAGCAACTAACTTATGTGAAGGTGATGATGCCAGCGCCAGTGAGAAGGATAAAATTGAGAAGTTTATTAAAGATGGAAGTGAAAGTGGGGATGGACATGCAGAGGAAAATCTGTCACAAAAGCAAACAACCCCCCCTATATCTGCTAGCATTCTTCCAGAATCCCAAAATATTGCAGAAGATTTAGCAGTTGAGTCTATGGAAAAGTTACCGGAAATTGGGTCCACAGATAAGGGCAGTGCTTCAGATTCTAGCAAAGTAGTTAGTGACACAGTTTTTGGTTCTCAGCTAGTTTCAGATGCTCAGATAGGAATATTAGAACATAAACTCAATGTAAATGACAAAGAGCAGGAAGATGTTGTTGTAGTCAGCAGTGCTGCTGTATCAGATAGTGGTGTAGATTTTGTGCCATCACAAAATACTTTGGAAGGCCATGTAATCAAAGAGCAAGATCTTTCTTCTCTAGATGCTGAAACTTCTATTGGAGAAAGCCGTGACCTTAGTGGGGCTACTTCTGGGCTTGGTTCTCAACCTTTGCAAGAGGATAGACAACAGTTAGGTCCACCTGCAGTGGATGTTTCAGTTGACTCGAGTAGCATAAGTGATAGTCTTGAAGGCAACTGGGGATCTATTTCAG TGCTTTCTACTCAGTCAGATGCACAAGCTATTATTGATGCAGAAGCTTTACCACCAGCAGGTTCTCAAGGAACAAGAGAGAATGTCCACTCAAAGCAACCAAAAGTTGCATCTGGAAGTGACCATCCTGACAAATCAGAAATGTATGAGGCACCTTCTTTTATGACATTAGTTGAATCTGGAGGTGGGAGAGATAAAGAAGCCACTGATTCTGAAATCCAAACGGTTCAGAACCCACAGCAGTCAAACTCTTCACCATTGCAGGCTGGGTGGTTTCCTTCTCTTACTCATGTCGTGAATGAATCACAAGGTAGAAAGAAGAATGAAGAAAGAATTGCCAAGGTGACAAACTGGAGCACTGGGAAGCAACACACTCCTTTGAAAAACCTTTTGAATGAGGCCTCTCTAGAACACAAACCTAGGTCACCGAACCCCAAAGAAAATCTAGCTCCCAGTCCTCAGAAAGGTGACAAAGCAGCAAGGGATAGTGTTCCAGTAGCTAAAACAGTGAATTCCAATAGGGATCCTCAATCACCTGCACACAAGATTGCTAGTCGAGAGGCTGGAAAAGAATGGGACTCACCGGCAAGGTACCGTTCAGATATCAGTAGAGAAAAGAGGAGAGCAAAGAAGAAACCATACTGGACACAATTTGTATGCTGTTCATCTGTGAACTAG